One Natrinema halophilum genomic window carries:
- a CDS encoding carbohydrate kinase family protein: MDSVTVLTAGHVNWDVTLRVDRLPEADGEASIRSQRQSGGGSAANVASALAGLGVETELIGSVGDDDNGLLARRELEAAGVSLDGVRVVEGADTAVKYLLVDERGEVAILGNDGVNEAITPDDLEPERIRGADHVHLTGQRPDTAAAIARIATEDGLSISFDPGRRLADRDFGGALGLADVIFVTDREATALLGDGRADETAEGQIVVVTCGADGAEAYTPDGAVVHPGFDINPVDTAGAGDAFAAGFLSTWLDSGDIAHSLAYGNACGALTASRNGARSAPTFDAVEDLLR, encoded by the coding sequence ATGGATTCGGTAACGGTACTCACCGCCGGCCACGTAAACTGGGACGTGACCCTTCGCGTCGACAGGCTCCCCGAAGCCGACGGTGAGGCGTCGATCCGCTCGCAGCGCCAGTCCGGTGGGGGCAGCGCAGCCAACGTTGCCTCTGCACTCGCTGGCCTCGGCGTCGAGACCGAACTGATCGGCAGCGTCGGCGATGACGACAACGGCCTGCTCGCACGCCGCGAACTCGAGGCGGCGGGCGTCTCCCTGGATGGCGTACGCGTCGTCGAGGGGGCCGACACGGCCGTCAAGTACCTGCTCGTCGACGAGAGGGGGGAAGTCGCGATACTCGGTAACGACGGCGTCAACGAGGCCATCACGCCGGATGACCTCGAGCCCGAACGTATCCGCGGGGCCGACCACGTCCACCTCACAGGACAGCGCCCAGACACCGCGGCTGCGATTGCGCGAATCGCCACGGAGGACGGATTGTCGATCAGCTTCGATCCGGGTCGTCGACTCGCCGATCGGGATTTCGGCGGGGCTCTCGGACTCGCCGACGTCATTTTCGTCACCGATCGGGAAGCCACGGCGCTGCTCGGGGACGGCCGAGCCGACGAGACGGCCGAGGGTCAAATCGTGGTCGTCACCTGCGGGGCCGACGGCGCGGAAGCGTACACGCCTGACGGTGCCGTCGTTCACCCGGGATTCGATATTAACCCGGTCGATACGGCCGGTGCGGGCGACGCGTTCGCCGCTGGATTTCTCTCGACGTGGCTCGACAGTGGCGATATCGCCCATTCACTGGCGTACGGAAATGCCTGCGGTGCGCTCACAGCGAGCAGGAACGGCGCGCGGAGCGCACCGACGTTCGACGCGGTCGAGGACCTGCTCAGGTAG
- a CDS encoding HNH endonuclease, giving the protein MTSPDRYGDREFIFERDAFSCRHCGVVDDDLTSLRTYPVGNIPLEGDVHESGVVTVCTECLAPLENSPSTEPDATDDLFHLVRETTQVQGATISDVADFASVATSLPDTLEAAVDDETPADLETPVAEYQRARRDVLLALDIVDARLDRLATLESAVDPTVRSALAAFSETSTQLQRTLREVVAASETVATGHGRCHGCFASLEEAEDETCSTCGLVAHQTVDWEQDDGTLAFDRLFETINETLRGASQTTETLTDRTMVLAEQLVEE; this is encoded by the coding sequence GTGACTTCACCCGATCGGTATGGTGACCGGGAGTTCATCTTCGAGCGCGATGCGTTTTCCTGTCGACACTGCGGCGTCGTCGACGACGATCTGACGAGCCTCCGGACCTATCCTGTCGGCAATATCCCTCTCGAGGGCGATGTACACGAAAGCGGGGTCGTAACCGTCTGTACGGAGTGTTTAGCCCCGCTTGAGAACTCGCCTTCGACGGAGCCTGACGCCACTGACGACCTGTTTCATCTCGTCCGTGAGACCACGCAGGTCCAGGGTGCGACGATCTCCGACGTCGCGGACTTCGCGTCGGTCGCGACGTCACTTCCAGATACGCTCGAGGCCGCCGTCGACGACGAGACGCCCGCCGACCTCGAGACCCCAGTCGCCGAGTACCAACGCGCTCGACGCGACGTCCTGCTTGCGCTCGACATCGTCGACGCTCGTCTCGACCGTCTCGCCACCCTCGAGTCAGCCGTGGATCCCACCGTTCGGTCCGCGCTCGCTGCGTTTTCGGAAACGTCGACTCAGTTACAACGGACCCTTCGCGAGGTCGTCGCGGCGAGCGAAACGGTCGCTACCGGCCACGGTCGCTGTCACGGCTGTTTTGCCTCCCTCGAGGAGGCCGAAGACGAAACGTGCTCGACCTGCGGGCTCGTCGCCCATCAGACAGTCGATTGGGAGCAAGACGACGGGACCCTGGCGTTCGACCGACTATTCGAGACGATCAACGAGACCCTTCGGGGGGCCTCCCAGACGACCGAGACGCTGACCGACCGGACGATGGTACTCGCCGAGCAGTTGGTCGAAGAATGA
- a CDS encoding nucleoside phosphorylase, whose product MATQPHLLVDDGDLTDIALIPGDPGRVDRIADHCDESETIARNREYKVVNATYEGRELTICSTGIGCPSAAIAIEEMANVGVETFVRVGTTGALQSEIEIGDMIVATGAAKNEGTSKRYEAVEYPAVPNYDVLSALVDSAHANDEDVHVGPIASDDAYYAETDAAVDDWEAAGLLAVEMEAAAVFTLARRRGLRAGAICTVDGNLVEGTQKGTDTEDEELPDKAKNNVGRAIDIALEAATGL is encoded by the coding sequence ATGGCGACGCAGCCACACCTACTGGTAGACGACGGCGATCTGACGGATATCGCACTCATTCCGGGCGATCCGGGGCGGGTCGATCGCATCGCCGATCACTGTGACGAGTCGGAAACGATAGCGCGTAACCGCGAGTACAAGGTCGTCAACGCCACGTATGAGGGACGAGAATTGACGATTTGCTCGACCGGAATCGGCTGTCCATCGGCCGCCATCGCGATCGAAGAGATGGCAAACGTCGGCGTCGAGACGTTCGTCCGCGTCGGGACGACCGGCGCGCTCCAGTCGGAGATAGAAATCGGTGACATGATCGTCGCGACCGGGGCCGCAAAGAACGAGGGGACGAGCAAACGGTACGAGGCCGTCGAGTATCCCGCCGTGCCGAACTACGACGTGCTGTCTGCGCTGGTCGACTCCGCACACGCAAACGACGAGGATGTCCACGTGGGGCCGATCGCCTCCGACGACGCCTATTACGCCGAGACCGACGCGGCCGTCGACGACTGGGAAGCCGCCGGTTTGCTGGCGGTCGAGATGGAGGCCGCCGCGGTCTTTACGCTCGCTCGCCGCAGAGGATTGCGTGCCGGTGCGATCTGTACCGTCGACGGAAACCTCGTCGAAGGGACCCAGAAAGGGACCGACACCGAGGACGAGGAACTCCCGGACAAAGCCAAAAACAACGTCGGCCGAGCCATCGATATCGCTCTCGAGGCCGCGACGGGCTTGTAG
- a CDS encoding HalOD1 output domain-containing protein, with amino-acid sequence MTEGRVNQSNGCGFRRRIQYERRADEPPSIAAAMALAQYFGDDVTAASTQLYDYIDPEALDSLFAETNRGGSRAKGTVEFEIENAVVTVRPGRVEVRPNG; translated from the coding sequence ATGACGGAAGGAAGGGTAAACCAGTCCAATGGATGTGGCTTCAGACGTCGCATCCAGTACGAACGACGTGCGGACGAACCGCCGAGTATCGCCGCTGCGATGGCGCTGGCTCAGTATTTCGGTGACGACGTTACCGCGGCCAGCACGCAGCTATACGACTACATCGATCCGGAGGCGCTCGACAGCCTCTTCGCGGAGACGAACCGCGGCGGGTCCCGAGCGAAAGGAACCGTCGAATTCGAAATAGAGAACGCGGTGGTCACGGTCCGACCCGGCCGCGTTGAAGTGCGTCCGAACGGATAG